A window of the Torulaspora globosa chromosome 6, complete sequence genome harbors these coding sequences:
- a CDS encoding uncharacterized protein (ancestral locus Anc_7.35), with protein sequence MKRSKNSEPQSRPKIAAGLDEKLCSSYDGYRPAEPRTEIDVVKVPENEEEVKRFFELHVVKRKPCKIVGIPEDISVLRKLKPSNIQNVLPREEILTIEKKNEGGFGSGATRLKMSFGQFLSKILNAGEEDLYLTTQYLEDDPNNGDYSTDEEEKDQVLDDDFDTGSITFDNLHDDFDDLQEEEPCGPGSDQSDSLEEQELRIKELYQPPMTNLLDDLPETPKFLDYLIPQQINLWIGAAKAQDDEAEDDKWLSNFDPGDPNGQLGLGRNVPGGGSSSGLHHDHADNLYVPIAGHKRFTLFAPCDAAKMYTVGTIRHLFASGVIDYVADRHAPLWRQLRDDGAITAEVYKTLLDSDTLDPQTKKHYEDFLRLDVQQQLKAAHHKQDHLDPPSFSTIPPCVVHLEDIKNKRVRDSIAESSKKRWPRFFNAHRITVDLKPGEMLYLPTGWFHEVTSYGDDGKEDKNVHVAANYWFIPPTGRDISNVYLDSYWPNDFAITQRALKRMRRHV encoded by the coding sequence CTGCTGAGCCTCGTACTGAGATTGATGTTGTCAAGGTTccagaaaatgaagaggaggTGAAACGATTTTTCGAGTTGCATGTGGTCAAACGGAAACCTTGCAAGATTGTTGGAATTCCGGAGGACATTTCAGTGCTGAGAAAATTGAAGCCCTCAAACATCCAGAATGTTCTCCCACGGGAGGAAATTCTGaccattgagaagaaaaatgaagGTGGCTTCGGTAGTGGGGCTACCCGTCTGAAAATGTCCTTTGGCCAGTTTTTAAGTAAGATATTGAATGCAGGTGAGGAAGATTTGTATCTAACCACGCAAtatctcgaagatgacCCAAACAATGGCGATTATTCTACcgacgaggaagagaaagaccAGGTCTTAGATGACGATTTCGATACTGGTTCTATAACATTCGACAATCTGCACGACGATTTCGATGATttgcaagaggaagaaccTTGCGGCCCCGGTAGTGATCAAAGcgattctcttgaagaacaagaactACGGATTAAAGAACTCTATCAGCCTCCGATGACCAATTTGCTCGATGATCTACCTGAGACACCCAAATTTCTGGATTATCTCATACCGCAGCAAATAAATCTTTGGATCGGTGCTGCTAAAGCGCAGGATGACGAAGCTGAGGATGACAAATGGCTTTCTAACTTCGATCCCGGCGACCCCAACGGCCAATTAGGTCTGGGCAGAAATGTTCCCGGCGGTGGATCATCATCGGGGTTGCATCATGATCACGCAGATAATCTGTACGTTCCTATTGCAGGGCATAAGAGGTTCACCTTGTTTGCGCCTTGCGACGCTGCTAAAATGTACACTGTTGGGACCATACGCCACTTGTTCGCTTCTGGCGTTATTGATTATGTTGCCGACCGTCATGCTCCTCTATGGCGCCAGCTCCGCGACGATGGTGCGATAACAGCTGAAGTCTACAAGACTCTGCTGGATTCAGACACCTTGGATCCtcaaaccaagaagcaCTACGAAGATTTCTTGAGGCTCGAcgttcagcagcagttgAAGGCGGCACATCACAAGCAAGACCACCTTGATCCTCCCTCTTTTTCCACCATTCCGCCCTGTGTGGTCCATCTGGAAGATATCAAGAATAAGAGGGTCAGGGATTCCATTGCAGAAAGCAGCAAAAAGAGATGGCCACGATTCTTTAACGCCCATAGAATTACGGTGGACTTGAAGCCAGGCGAGATGCTCTACTTGCCAACCGGCTGGTTCCACGAAGTCACTTCTTATGGCGATGACGGCAAGGAGGACAAGAACGTGCACGTTGCAGCCAACTACTGGTTCATACCACCAACAGGTCGCGACATTAGCAATGTGTACCTGGATAGCTACTGGCCTAACGACTTTGCCATCACGCAGAGAGCGCTCAAGAGGATGCGCAGACATGTGTGA
- the GDS1 gene encoding Gds1p (ancestral locus Anc_7.34), with the protein MALTNPRPLQIPALQNEILHNTASPVFQASSLVFNPKNDVSGFPNTPTSEGSPSDTGKARKEGSVTPKKDSLTLEISKIIPVTGERPMPEERTAPLDDDVLYAVFVILWEKDPELQGMTVKQLSDHLLEKHPEMSNLSTKLSNLISAKLNAYVKKLEKGEKTLTYALSREWSNSSPRRMVYVYRGILSPDYKKHAHAAAVHMKQQQGSKDGKNASDNDLKRNSTGFSDVGPDGNKQGSGAANLGFSLSPEFKIPYATSPVSAILTPSSTGDGSAGDHLTDKKRSRMDGDDTGSFTVNSKKTKIDSNDQHTESSKTDPNPVGTYVTAAAAAPRLSKFSSKNFKGNSQNSASLVAAIHKVFLTQTPIDPRPVAAASHPKEQSYDHHFGSWIKTVREGFLSHDIESPENLSMEELECILDS; encoded by the coding sequence ATGGCATTAACCAATCCAAGACCTCTTCAGATTCCTGCGTTGCAGAACGAGATATTGCACAATACTGCCTCGCCGGTGTTTCAAGCTAGCTCTTTGGTTTTCAACCCAAAGAACGATGTTAGTGGTTTTCCCAATACTCCGACGTCTGAGGGATCGCCTAGCGATACGGGAAAAGCTAGGAAAGAAGGGTCTGTCACCCCGAAGAAGGATTCACTCACTTTAGAAATATCGAAAATTATTCCAGTCACGGGCGAGAGGCCAATGCCTGAAGAGAGAACCGCGCCGCTCGATGACGACGTTCTCTATGCGGTGTTTGTTATATTATGGGAAAAGGATCCAGAGTTGCAGGGTATGACGGTGAAACAATTATCAGATCACCTATTGGAGAAGCATCCCGAGATGTCGAATCTTTCGACCAAGCTATCGAATTTAATCTCTGCTAAGCTGAATGCCTACGTCAAAAAGCTAGAGAAGGGCGAGAAAACTTTGACTTACGCTCTCTCAAGGGAATGGTCAAATTCCTCTCCCAGGAGAATGGTATACGTCTACAGAGGTATACTTTCGCCAGATTACAAGAAGCATGCACATGCCGCTGCTGTTCACATGAAACAGCAGCAGGGCTCAAAGGACGGGAAAAACGCGTCAGATAACGATCTGAAGAGAAACAGCACAGGGTTCTCGGACGTAGGTCCGGACGGCAACAAGCAGGGCAGCGGGGCCGCAAACTTGGGATTCTCACTGAGCCCTGAATTCAAGATCCCATATGCTACATCACCTGTCTCAGCTATCCTAACACCTAGCTCCACAGGGGATGGTTCCGCTGGCGATCATCTAACAGATAAGAAAAGGTCGCGCATGGATGGCGACGACACAGGTTCGTTCACAGTCAATTCCAAGAAAACGAAGATCGATAGTAATGATCAACATACCGAATCCAGTAAGACGGATCCGAACCCCGTGGGGACATACGTAAcggctgctgctgctgcccCCAGGCTTTCGAAATTCTCctcgaagaacttcaagGGAAACTCACAGAATTCTGCCAGCCTCGTGGCCGCTATCCATAAAGTCTTCCTCACACAGACTCCAATTGATCCAAGACCGGTAGCGGCCGCTTCGCATCCTAAGGAGCAATCATACGACCATCATTTTGGCTCCTGGATTAAGACTGTCAGAGAAGGTTTTTTAAGTCATGATATCGAGTCACCCGAGAATCTGTCCatggaggagctggagtGCATTCTCGACTCGTAA
- the CIR2 gene encoding electron-transferring-flavoprotein dehydrogenase (ancestral locus Anc_7.33), giving the protein MIRNVGKKAARVNLRQALGSFSKNRGLSTFLLRSREGQAHCRTTSWLIKRFQSTEVSFDKLTPEEQNILTEERAVDKVDVCIVGGGPAGLATAIKLKQLDNKEGDGQLRVVVLEKAADIGSHIVSGVIMDPRALRELFPESEYYDDKGEGIPLPPEIVTKVIDEEFKFLIGQQGLPVPTPSHMKNEGKNYIGSLSEITAFLGAQAENLGVEVYSGIAVSDVLFSDDGKSVVGVATKDMGISKSGRPKDNFERGMAFKARQVVLAEGCHGSLTKQIIKKFNLRKNAQNQSYGLGIKEVWEVSPEKFRRGFVTHTMGYPLSNSVYGGGFQYHFGENLVTVGLVVGLDYKNPYVSPYQEFQKMKLHPYYKNVLEGGKCISYAARALNEGGLQAVPKLNFPGGVLVGASAGFMNVPKIKGSHTAMKSGMLAAEEMFKVISKMPTLEELEEQGVEELTKEPIDLDAYGEAFKSSWIYKELYAVRNVRPSFNSFLGGYGGMVYSGLDTFILKGRVPWTFKFHESDASVTETASKHKPISYPKPDGIISFDIMTSVSRTGTNHDEDEQCHLRVPNQDLDKHAEAAFPKWKGIENRFCPAGVYEYIKDDSSPLGVKFRINSQNCIHCKTCDIKDPTQDINWTVPEGGDGPKYTLT; this is encoded by the coding sequence ATGATCAGAAATGTCGGGAAGAAGGCTGCAAGGGTTAATTTAAGACAGGCACTGGGttctttctcaaaaaaCAGAGGTCTTAGTACTTTCTTGCTTAGAAGCCGGGAAGGGCAAGCTCACTGTCGTACAACTTCGTGGTTGATCAAAAGGTTTCAATCCACGGAAGTTTCCTTTGACAAGCTGACTCCGGAGGAGCAAAATATCCTCACGGAGGAAAGAGCAGTGGACAAGGTTGATGTATGCATTGTAGGTGGTGGTCCTGCTGGGCTAGCTACTGCTATCAAATTGAAACAGCTAGACAACAAAGAAGGCGATGGACAACTAAGGGTTgttgttcttgagaaaGCCGCAGATATCGGGTCCCATATCGTCTCTGGGGTGATTATGGACCCTCGTGCTCTCCGGGAGCTGTTTCCAGAAAGTGAGTACTATGATGACAAGGGAGAAGGCATACCGCTCCCTCCAGAGATTGTAACAAAGGTGATTGACGAGGAATTTAAGTTTCTGATAGGGCAGCAGGGGCTCCCAGTGCCAACTCCGTCTCACATGAAGAACGAGGGCAAGAATTACATCGGTTCACTGAGTGAGATTACAGCCTTTTTGGGAGCTCAGGCTGAAAACTTAGGCGTCGAAGTGTATTCAGGAATTGCAGTTTCCGATGTCCTTTTTAGCGATGATGGCAAGTCCGTCGTGGGGGTTGCAACTAAGGACATGGGTATCTCGAAATCAGGCAGACCAAAGGATAACTTTGAAAGAGGGATGGCGTTCAAGGCGAGACAAGTGGTCTTGGCTGAGGGCTGCCATGGCTCGTTGACTAAACAAAttatcaagaaattcaatCTTCGTAAAAATGCTCAAAATCAGTCGTACGGTTTGGGTATCAAAGAGGTCTGGGAAGTGAGTCCTGAGAAGTTCAGAAGGGGCTTTGTCACTCACACAATGGGATATCCTTTATCGAATAGCGTTTATGGTGGTGGTTTCCAGTATCATTTTGGTGAGAACTTGGTGACGGTCGGTTTAGTTGTTGGTTTGGATTATAAGAACCCTTACGTATCTCCTTATCAGgagtttcaaaaaatgaAGCTACATCCCTATTATAAGAACGTTTTGGAAGGTGGGAAATGTATTTCGTATGCTGCGCGTGCCTTAAATGAAGGCGGTTTACAGGCTGTTCCTAAGCTCAACTTTCCTGGCGGTGTGCTCGTTGGTGCTTCTGCTGGCTTTATGAACGTTCCAAAAATTAAGGGCTCTCACACTGCTATGAAATCTGGTATGCTAGCGGCGGAGGAGATGTTCAAAGTCATCTCTAAAATGCCTACATTGGAGGAATTAGAGGAGCAGGGAGTTGAGGAACTGACTAAAGAGCCAATAGATCTTGATGCCTATGGtgaagctttcaaaagTTCTTGGATCTATAAAGAGCTTTATGCTGTAAGAAATGTTAGGCCATCTTTTAACTCCTTCTTAGGCGGATATGGCGGCATGGTGTATTCAGGCTTGGATACATTTATTTTAAAAGGACGCGTTCCATGGACTTTCAAATTTCATGAATCTGATGCCTCAGTCACTGAAACCGCCTCTAAGCATAAACCAATAAGTTACCCCAAACCAGACGGAATTATCTCATTTGATATCATGACTTCAGTTTCCAGAACCGGAACAAACcatgatgaggatgagcAATGTCATTTGCGGGTTCCAAACCAGGATTTAGACAAACATGCAGAAGCAGCATTTCCAAAATGGAAGGGCATAGAGAATCGTTTCTGTCCAGCAGGCGTGTACGAATACATCAAAGACGACAGCTCGCCGTTAGGAGTGAAGTTTCGGATTAATTCGCAGAACTGTATTCATTGTAAGACTTGCGACATCAAGGATCCTACTCAAGATATCAATTGGACTGTCCCAGAAGGTGGTGATGGCCCAAAGTATACATTAACCTGA
- the CDC24 gene encoding Rho family guanine nucleotide exchange factor CDC24 (ancestral locus Anc_7.32) has protein sequence MDVVSSRCVANQAFLSFVYISQFGRITFVCQGIEVSRRCPSFLTVLILSGYIETQPRMSSASLPLRNSQSNSTSMLNVMNASVTELDSLYYICTNVKTRLERLPQLHPYLNLAYASAEVLSERQSLFLSQKQQQQKVNGHQSISSSFSGRDSHPGTNNIARTSSISNFSLKEDMSLDSITYSSSQTNSTSNPHMEDTLLTFSMGILPISMDCDPVTQLSQLFQQGSPLCIIFNALKPQFKLPVVSSDDIKICKKSIYDFILGCKQHFAFNDEELFKISDVFSNSTTDLMKVLDVIVTLMNSSPDIFSTAEETQEQIQLELQQVPCYSEYSKIMKEFVATERKYVHDLEILEKYREQLLESNLITSEELYMLFPNLSGAIDFQRRFLVSLEINALIDAPKQRIGALFMHSKYFFKLYEPWSIGQNAAIDFLSNQLEKMLRTDFVIRNKMELQSFLYKPVQRLCRYPLLLKELLQASQDAGSSKELEVALEISKGIARSINENQRRTENHEVVKKLYDRVVNWKGYRIAKFGELLYFDKVFISTNGTSEPEREFEVYLFEKIIILFSEVVQKKSASLSLKKKPTNSGSSLTLSLGGSHGGFNAPPSGVSEPKLDLRGRIMIVNLNQIIPLENHSLTITWESVKEQGNFVLKFKNEETRENWSSCLQSLVRNARSESFRSVGSGDQSSFASPVQFRNAHNSITSLNSSQGKHISEMLPKRNTSYANDNEYRSISENYKNSIPKSSLLIRISYNSDFYTVLAELDSSVEDVLHIIQRKLSHSGIVSKVKYQDEDGDFVMLASEDDWNVAKDMLKESEDRILNVWAYS, from the coding sequence ATGGACGTTGTGTCTTCGAGATGTGTTGCCAACCAAGCATTCTTAAGCTTTGTTTATATAAGCCAATTTGGACGAATAACATTTGTATGCCAAGGTATAGAGGTTTCTCGGAGGTGTCCTTCATTCCTAACGGTGCTCATCTTGTCGGGTTACATCGAAACTCAACCTCGGATGTCTTCCGCTTCATTGCCGTTGCGAAATTCGCAATCCAATTCGACTTCGATGCTTAATGTTATGAATGCTTCTGTCACCGAACTGGACTCGCTGTACTATATTTGCACTAATGTGAAAACAAGATTGGAACGATTACCACAGCTTCATCCGTATTTGAATTTGGCCTATGCTTCTGCCGAGGTACTGAGCGAAAGGCAGTCGCTGTTTCTGTCTCaaaaacagcagcagcagaaggtTAACGGTCACCAGAGcatttcctcttccttcaGCGGCAGGGACAGTCATCCGGGTACCAACAATATTGCGAGAACAAGCTCCATCTCGAATTTTAGCCTCAAGGAGGATATGTCGCTCGACAGCATCACGTACTCATCCTCGCAAACCAATAGCACTAGCAACCCTCATATGGAAGATACACTCCTAACCTTTAGTATGGGGATACTGCCGATTTCTATGGACTGCGATCCTGTCACTCAGCTTTCGCAACTCTTCCAGCAGGGTTCTCCGCTTTGCATTATTTTCAACGCCCTGAAGCCTCAGTTTAAACTACCAGTGGTTTCATCTGATGACATTAAAATTTGCAAGAAATCCATTTACGATTTTATACTGGGATGCAAGCAGCACTTTGCTTTCAATGAcgaagagcttttcaagatatcagaCGTTTTTTCGAATTCAACGACCGACCTAATGAAAGTTCTGGACGTAATTGTCACTCTGATGAATTCGTCGCCCGACATATTTTCCACTGCTGAGGAAACTCAGGAGCAGATCCAATTGGAATTGCAACAAGTGCCATGTTATTCGGAATATTCCAAGATTATGAAAGAGTTTGTTGCCACAGAAAGGAAATACGTACATGATCTGGAAATCTTAGAAAAATACAGAGAGCAGTTATTGGAGAGCAACTTAATCACCTCGGAGGAACTTTACATGCTGTTCCCCAATCTAAGTGGTGCCATAGATTTCCAAAGGAGATTTTTAGTATCTTTGGAGATTAATGCCCTCATTGACGCGCCCAAGCAGCGGATAGGGGCGCTTTTCATGCATTCCAAATATTTCTTTAAGCTCTACGAACCTTGGTCCATTGGCCAAAATGCAGCAATAGATTTTTTGTCCAATCAACTAGAGAAAATGCTGCGAACGGACTTCGTAATTCGCAATAAGATGGAACTGCAATCATTCCTTTACAAACCCGTGCAACGTCTCTGCAGATATCCCCTTCTGTTAAAGGAGCTTCTGCAGGCCTCACAGGATGCAGGAAGTTCCAAGGAGCTTGAGGTAGCTCTGGAAATCTCGAAAGGTATCGCCAGGAGCATCAATGAAAACCAAAGAAGAACTGAGAATCATGAAGTGGTAAAGAAGCTATATGATCGTGTTGTGAATTGGAAAGGCTATCGCATTGCCAAGTTCGGTGAGCTGCTTTACTTTGACAAAGTCTTTATCTCGACAAATGGCACATCAGAACCCGAACGAGAATTTGAAGTctatctcttcgagaaaaTTATAATTCTCTTCTCCGAAGTGGTTCAAAAAAAATCTGCTTCGTTGTCTTTAAAGAAAAAACCAACTAATTCCGGTTCTTCTCTGACACTGAGTCTGGGAGGTTCACACGGCGGTTTCAATGCACCTCCAAGTGGGGTGAGCGAACCAAAACTAGATTTAAGAGGACGCATTATGATAGTGAACCTGAATCAAATCATTCCGCTAGAAAATCATTCTTTGACAATTACATGGGAATCCGTGAAGGAACAAGGGAATTTTGTACTTAAATTCAAAAACGAAGAGACGCGAGAAAATTGGAGCTCTTGTTTGCAATCTTTGGTACGAAACGCCAGAAGTGAATCATTTAGAAGCGTTGGTAGCGGTGATCAGTCATCGTTTGCTTCCCCGGTACAATTTAGGAATGCGCATAACAGCATAACATCTTTGAATAGCTCTCAGGGGAAACATATTTCTGAAATGTTACCCAAGCGCAATACCTCCTACGCTAACGATAATGAATACCGCTCCATATCAGAGAACTACAAGAACTCGATACCAAAATCTTCGCTACTGATCCGCATTTCCTACAACTCCGATTTTTATACTGTTCTCGCAGAACTTGATTCTAGCGTTGAAGATGTCCTTCATATCATACAGCGAAAACTAAGCCATTCAGGTATTGTGAGTAAGGTTAAATATCAGGATGAGGACGGAGATTTCGTGATGCTAGCGTCTGAAGACGATTGGAACGTCGCCAAGGATATGCTCAAGGAGAGTGAAGATCGTATCCTCAATGTCTGGGCTTATAGTTAA
- the ERV46 gene encoding retrograde cargo receptor ERV46 (ancestral locus Anc_7.31), protein MVKKSTLLSLDAFSKTEEDVRIRTRTGGLISLSCVILTLFLLISEWYDFSRVVTRPQLVVDRDRQLKLDFVVDVTFPSMPCDMLSLDIMDSSGDLQLDIMDVGFSKTRLDSSGKEISTASFHPGDSSPDYIPDDENYCGSCYGAKDQSKNDELPVNERVCCQTCDDVKRAYLEAEWAFYDGKNIEQCEREGYVERVNQQLAEGCRVQGKAQLSRIQGTIHFAAGRGFQNARGHFHDSSLYQKTPHLNFNHIINHLSFGVPITPRAEGRGAAASTQPLDGRQVFPDRDTHFHQFSYFAKIVPTRYEYLDNEIVETAQFSATFHDRPLGGGADEDHPNTLHTRGGSPGLFIYFEMSPLKVINKEQHAQTWSGFLLNCITSIGGVLAVGTVLDKITYRAQRSIWGKKSQ, encoded by the coding sequence ATGGTCAAAAAGTCAACTTTACTGTCTTTGGACGCATTCTCAAAGACAGAAGAGGATGTTCGCATACGTACGAGGACCGGTGGTCTGATCTCTCTGTCGTGTGTTATTCTGACGCTGTTTCTGTTGATTAGTGAATGGTACGACTTTAGCCGAGTGGTTACTCGCCCCCAATTGGTGGTGGATAGGGATCGGCAGTTGAAACTGGATTTTGTGGTTGATGTCACTTTTCCTTCGATGCCCTGCGATATGCTTAGCCTGGACATCATGGACAGTTCCGGTGACTTGCAGCTGGATATCATGGATGTGGGATTCAGCAAGACCAGGTTGGACTCTAGTGGCAAAGAAATCTCCACGGCGTCCTTCCATCCTGGCGACTCATCGCCTGACTATATTCCTGATGATGAGAACTACTGTGGGTCATGTTACGGAGCCAAGGACCAGAGCAAAAATGACGAATTGCCTGTAAATGAGAGAGTCTGCTGCCAAACGTGTGATGACGTGAAGAGAGCGTACCTCGAAGCCGAATGGGCATTTTACGATGGCAAGAATATCGAGCAATGTGAACGTGAGGGCTACGTCGAAAGAGTCAATCAACAACTGGCAGAAGGTTGCAGAGTACAGGGCAAAGCTCAGTTGAGCAGGATTCAAGGAACAATACATTTTGCCGCTGGTAGGGGATTCCAAAATGCCCGTGGCCACTTCCACGATAGTTCGCTATACCAGAAAACGCCTCATCTGAACTTCAACCATATCATCAATCACTTAAGCTTCGGCGTACCGATCACTCCGCGCGCGGAAGGCCGTGGGGCTGCCGCATCCACACAGCCACTAGACGGCCGCCAGGTGTTTCCCGACCGCGATACTCATTTCCATCAGTTCTCGTATTTCGCTAAGATCGTGCCCACCAGATACGAGTATCTAGACAATGAAATCGTCGAGACTGCACAATTTAGCGCTACCTTTCACGACAGACCGCTCGGAGGTGGGGCCGATGAAGATCATCCAAACACTCTGCACACAAGAGGTGGGTCGCCCGGTCTTTTCATCTATTTCGAGATGTCGCCTCTGAAAGTTATAAACAAAGAGCAACATGCCCAAACCTGGTCAGGCTTTCTCCTAAATTGCATCACGAGCATCGGTGGCGTTCTCGCAGTCGGCACTGTGCTTGACAAGATCACCTACAGGGCTCAGAGATCCATCTGGGGCAAAAAAAGCCAATAA
- the SNX3 gene encoding Snx3p (ancestral locus Anc_7.30), producing the protein MREFKSFSSTEQSTLPQAHKSPTYSEIYAEPENFLEVEVRNPKTHIPNGTDTRGMFTDYEIICRTNLPSFHSRVSRVRRRYSDFEFFRKCLIKELSMYNNHPKVAIPHLPGKILLSNRFNDDVIEERRQGLNKWVQAVVGHPLLQSGSKTLVRFIEDKKFVG; encoded by the coding sequence ATGAGAGAGTTCAAATCGTTCAGCAGCACGGAGCAAAGCACCTTGCCACAGGCCCACAAGAGTCCCACTTACAGCGAGATATATGCTGAGCCTGAAAACTTCCTTGAAGTCGAAGTGAGAAACCCAAAGACGCACATACCCAACGGAACAGACACCAGGGGAATGTTCACCGATTACGAAATCATCTGTCGCACGAACCTGCCAAGCTTTCATTCCAGAGTCTCCAGGGTCAGAAGAAGGTACTCCGACTTCGAGTTCTTCCGCAAGTGTCTGATAAAAGAGCTGTCTATGTATAACAACCATCCCAAGGTTGCCATTCCGCATCTCCCCGGCAAAATACTACTGAGCAACCGCTTCAATGACGATGTCATAGAGGAGCGGCGGCAGGGACTCAACAAGTGGGTCCAGGCAGTTGTGGGTCACCCACTCTTACAATCGGGTTCCAAGACGCTGGTACGGTTCATCGAGGACAAGAAGTTTGTAGGCTAG
- the HAP5 gene encoding Hap5p (ancestral locus Anc_7.29) produces the protein MADTEGADLTGNEEDGRAEVVNTMEGNDEEDMDVFRNVGQGLIGHYREIMIQYWQELINEIESTNEPESQHQDDFKSHSLPLARIKKVMKTDEDVRMISAEAPILFAKACEIFITELTMRAWCVAEENKRRTLQKADIGEALQKSDMFDFLIDIVPRHLQQ, from the coding sequence ATGGCAGACACCGAGGGGGCAGATTTGACAGGtaacgaagaagatggcAGAGCAGAAGTCGTCAACACGATGGAAGGCaacgacgaggaggacATGGATGTGTTCCGGAACGTGGGGCAGGGTCTGATCGGCCACTACAGGGAGATCATGATCCAATACTGGCAGGAACTCATCAACGAGATAGAATCGACGAACGAGCCTGAGTCGCAGCATCAGGACGATTTTAAATCCCACTCTCTGCCCTTGGCCAGAATAAAGAAAGTAATGAAGACCGACGAGGACGTGAGAATGATCAGTGCAGAGGCGCCGATTCTTTTTGCCAAGGCCTGCGAGATCTTTATCACTGAGCTAACCATGAGAGCCTGGTGTGTGGCAGAGGAGAACAAGAGACGTACTTTGCAAAAGGCGGACATCGGCGAGGCACTGCAGAAGAGTGATATGTTTGACTTCCTCATAGACATAGTCCCGCGACACCTGCAACAGTAG